One Synechococcus sp. JA-2-3B'a(2-13) genomic window carries:
- the psaB gene encoding photosystem I core protein PsaB: protein MTTATRFPQFSQDLASDPTTRRLWYGIATAHDFETHDGMTEERLYQKLFATHFGHLAIIFLWASGNVFHIAWQGNYEQWVANPTGVTPIAHAIWDPHFGKAAVEAFTQPGGGGPVNAAYSGLYYWFNTIGLRTNGDLYAGAIGLLLLAAVFLFAGWLHLQPRFRPSLSWFKNAEARLNHHLAGLFGVSSLAWTGHLVHVAIPESRGQHVGWDNFLTTLPHPAGLKPFFTLNWGVYAQNPDTANHVWGTAEGAGTAILTFLGGFNPNTQSLWLTDMAHHHLAIAVIFIVAGHMYRTNWGIGHSIREILGAHNPPKGTPFGGLLGEGHKGLYDTVNNSLHFQLALALACLGVVTSLVAQHMYALNPYVFMSMDHTTEAALYTHHQYIAGFLMVGAFAHGAIFLVRDYDPEANKNNVLARVLDHKEAIISHLSWVSLFLGFHTLGLYVHNDVMQAFGTPEKQILIEPVFAQFIQASHGKMIYGMDVLLSNPDSLASTAWPNYGNVWLPGWLQAINDPNGSLFLPIGPGDFLVHHAIALGLHTTTLILVKGALDARGSKLMPDKKDFGYSFPCDGPGRGGTCDISAWDAFYLAMFWMLNTIGWVTFYWHWKQLGVWSGNTAQFNENSTYLMGWLRDYLWANSAQLINGYNPYGMNNLAVWAWMFLFGHLVWATGFMFLISWRGYWQELIETLVWAHERTPLAKLIRWKDKPVAMSIVQGRLVGLAHFTVGYVLTYAAFVIASTASQSG, encoded by the coding sequence ATGACAACTGCAACTCGTTTTCCCCAATTCAGCCAAGACCTGGCCAGCGATCCCACCACGCGTCGGCTGTGGTATGGCATTGCCACCGCCCACGACTTCGAGACCCACGATGGCATGACGGAGGAGCGGCTTTACCAAAAGCTGTTCGCCACCCACTTTGGCCATCTGGCAATCATCTTCCTGTGGGCCTCCGGCAACGTCTTCCACATTGCTTGGCAAGGCAACTATGAGCAATGGGTAGCCAACCCCACGGGTGTCACCCCCATCGCCCACGCCATCTGGGATCCCCACTTTGGCAAGGCAGCGGTGGAAGCCTTTACCCAACCGGGGGGCGGCGGCCCCGTCAACGCGGCCTACTCTGGCCTGTACTACTGGTTCAACACCATTGGCCTGCGCACCAACGGCGATCTCTACGCCGGTGCCATTGGCCTGTTGTTGTTGGCGGCGGTGTTTCTGTTTGCCGGCTGGCTGCACCTGCAGCCCCGCTTCCGGCCTAGCCTGAGCTGGTTCAAGAACGCTGAAGCCCGTCTCAACCACCACCTGGCCGGCTTGTTTGGGGTCAGTTCCCTGGCTTGGACTGGTCACCTGGTACACGTCGCCATCCCCGAGTCCCGCGGGCAGCACGTAGGCTGGGACAACTTCCTTACCACTCTGCCCCACCCGGCAGGTCTGAAGCCCTTCTTTACCCTCAACTGGGGGGTCTACGCCCAAAACCCGGACACGGCCAACCATGTCTGGGGCACGGCAGAAGGGGCGGGCACGGCCATCCTCACTTTCTTGGGTGGCTTTAACCCCAACACCCAGTCTCTGTGGCTGACGGACATGGCCCACCACCACCTGGCCATCGCGGTGATCTTCATCGTGGCCGGCCACATGTACCGCACCAACTGGGGCATTGGCCATAGCATCCGGGAGATCCTTGGCGCCCACAACCCCCCCAAGGGCACTCCCTTCGGAGGCCTGCTGGGAGAAGGCCACAAAGGTCTCTACGACACGGTCAACAACTCCCTGCACTTCCAGTTGGCTCTGGCCTTGGCCTGTCTGGGGGTGGTGACCTCGCTGGTGGCGCAGCACATGTACGCCCTTAACCCCTACGTGTTCATGTCCATGGATCACACCACGGAGGCGGCTCTCTACACCCATCACCAGTACATTGCTGGCTTCTTGATGGTGGGGGCGTTTGCCCACGGGGCCATCTTCCTGGTGCGGGACTACGATCCTGAGGCCAACAAGAACAACGTGCTGGCGCGGGTGCTGGATCACAAAGAAGCGATCATCTCCCACCTCAGTTGGGTATCGCTGTTCTTGGGCTTCCACACGCTGGGGCTGTACGTCCACAACGACGTCATGCAGGCCTTTGGCACGCCCGAGAAGCAGATCTTGATCGAGCCGGTGTTCGCCCAGTTCATCCAGGCCTCTCACGGCAAGATGATCTACGGCATGGATGTGTTGTTGTCCAACCCCGACAGCCTTGCTTCTACCGCTTGGCCCAACTACGGCAACGTGTGGCTGCCGGGCTGGCTGCAGGCCATCAACGATCCCAATGGATCCCTGTTCCTGCCCATTGGCCCGGGTGACTTCCTGGTGCACCACGCCATTGCGCTGGGCTTGCACACCACCACCTTGATCTTGGTCAAGGGGGCGTTGGATGCCCGCGGCTCTAAGCTGATGCCGGACAAGAAGGACTTTGGCTACAGCTTCCCCTGCGACGGCCCGGGTCGAGGCGGCACCTGCGACATCTCCGCCTGGGATGCCTTCTACCTGGCCATGTTCTGGATGCTGAACACCATCGGCTGGGTTACCTTCTACTGGCACTGGAAGCAGCTTGGGGTTTGGAGCGGCAACACTGCCCAGTTCAACGAGAACTCCACTTACCTGATGGGCTGGCTGCGGGATTACCTCTGGGCCAACTCTGCTCAGTTGATCAACGGCTACAACCCCTACGGGATGAATAACCTGGCGGTTTGGGCCTGGATGTTCCTGTTTGGCCACTTGGTCTGGGCGACGGGGTTCATGTTCTTGATCTCCTGGCGCGGCTACTGGCAAGAGCTGATCGAGACCTTGGTGTGGGCGCATGAGCGCACTCCCTTGGCCAAGCTGATCCGCTGGAAAGACAAGCCGGTGGCCATGTCGATTGTCCAAGGTCGTCTGGTGGGTCTGGCTCACTTCACGGTGGGTTACGTGTTGACCTATGCGGCCTTTGTTATCGCCTCGACAGCCTCTCAGTCGGGGTAG
- the psaA gene encoding photosystem I core protein PsaA, translated as MTTTPKEREPKVKVSVDVDPVPTSFEKWAKPGHFDRSLSRGPKTTTWIWNLHALAHDFDSHTSDLEDVSRKIFSAHFGHLAVVFVWLSGMYYHGAQFSNYSAWLADPINIKPSAQVVWPIFGQEILNGDVGGGFEGIRITSGLFHLWRAAGITNEFQLLCTAIGGLVMAGLCLFAGWFHYHKRAPKLEWFQNVESMLNHHLAGLLGLGSLAWAGHQIHVAIPINKMLDAGVPADQVPLPHEFILKPALMKEMFPSVDWGIFSGVVPFFTLDWGKYAEFLTFKGGLDPQNGALWLTDQAHHHLAIAVLFIVAGHMYRTNWGIGHSIKEILEAHKGPFTGEGHKGLYEVLTTSWHAQLAINLAMVGSLSIIVAQHMYAMNPYPYMGIDYATQISLFTHHMWIGGFFVVGGAAHGAIYMVRDYDPAVNRNNVLDRVLRHRDAIISHLNWVCLFLGFHAFGFYVHNDTMQALGRPQDMFSDTGIQLQPIFAQWIQSLHTSAIASTAPYVGASVSPIFGGDVVAVGGKVSMMPMVLGTADFMVHHIHAMTIHITVLILLKGVLFARSSRLIPDKGKLGFRFPCDGPGRGGTCQVSGWDHVFLGLFWMYNCISIVIFHFSWKMQSDIWGTVNADGTIEHITGGNFAASAININGWLRDFLWAQSVQVINSYGSALSAYGLLFLGAHFVWAFSLMFLFSGRGYWQELIESIVWAHNKLKVAPAIQPRALSIIQGRAVGVAHYLLGGIVTTWAFFLARFGALG; from the coding sequence ATGACAACTACGCCAAAGGAGCGAGAGCCGAAGGTCAAGGTGTCGGTTGATGTGGATCCGGTTCCCACCTCATTTGAGAAATGGGCTAAGCCGGGCCACTTCGATCGCAGCCTATCCCGTGGCCCCAAGACCACGACCTGGATCTGGAACCTCCATGCTCTTGCTCATGACTTCGACAGTCACACCAGCGACTTAGAAGACGTCTCTCGTAAGATCTTTTCCGCTCACTTCGGCCACTTGGCAGTGGTTTTCGTCTGGCTGAGCGGCATGTACTACCACGGAGCTCAGTTCTCCAACTATTCCGCTTGGCTGGCGGATCCGATCAACATCAAGCCCAGCGCCCAAGTGGTCTGGCCCATCTTCGGCCAAGAGATCCTGAATGGGGATGTGGGCGGCGGCTTCGAAGGGATCCGCATTACTTCCGGTCTGTTTCACCTCTGGCGAGCTGCCGGCATCACCAATGAGTTTCAACTCCTCTGCACCGCCATCGGTGGCTTGGTGATGGCCGGGTTGTGCCTGTTTGCCGGCTGGTTCCACTACCACAAGCGGGCTCCCAAGCTGGAGTGGTTCCAAAATGTGGAATCGATGCTCAACCACCACCTGGCGGGCCTGCTGGGGCTGGGTTCTTTGGCCTGGGCCGGTCACCAAATCCACGTGGCCATTCCCATCAACAAGATGTTGGATGCGGGCGTGCCGGCTGACCAGGTGCCTTTGCCCCACGAGTTCATCCTCAAGCCCGCCTTGATGAAGGAGATGTTCCCCAGCGTGGATTGGGGCATCTTCAGCGGGGTGGTGCCCTTCTTTACCTTGGATTGGGGCAAGTACGCGGAGTTTCTCACCTTCAAGGGTGGCCTGGATCCGCAGAACGGTGCCCTCTGGCTGACCGACCAAGCCCACCACCACTTGGCCATTGCCGTGCTCTTCATCGTGGCCGGGCACATGTACCGCACCAACTGGGGCATTGGCCACTCCATTAAAGAGATCCTGGAAGCCCACAAGGGCCCCTTCACCGGCGAAGGCCACAAGGGCCTCTACGAAGTGCTCACCACCTCTTGGCATGCCCAGCTGGCCATCAACCTGGCCATGGTGGGATCCCTGAGCATCATCGTGGCGCAGCACATGTACGCCATGAACCCCTACCCCTACATGGGCATCGACTACGCCACCCAGATCTCCCTGTTTACCCACCACATGTGGATAGGCGGCTTCTTCGTGGTGGGGGGTGCTGCCCACGGGGCCATTTACATGGTGCGGGACTACGACCCGGCGGTGAACCGCAACAACGTGTTGGATCGGGTATTGCGCCACCGCGACGCCATCATCAGCCACCTCAACTGGGTGTGTCTGTTCTTGGGCTTCCACGCCTTTGGCTTCTACGTCCACAACGACACCATGCAGGCCCTGGGTCGTCCGCAGGACATGTTCTCGGACACCGGCATCCAACTGCAGCCCATCTTTGCCCAGTGGATCCAGTCGCTGCACACTTCGGCCATTGCCAGCACCGCTCCCTATGTGGGCGCCTCGGTTAGCCCCATCTTTGGTGGCGACGTGGTGGCTGTGGGTGGCAAGGTGTCCATGATGCCCATGGTGCTGGGCACGGCGGACTTCATGGTGCACCACATCCACGCCATGACCATCCACATTACGGTGCTGATCCTGCTCAAGGGGGTGTTGTTTGCCCGCTCTTCCCGGTTGATCCCGGACAAAGGCAAATTGGGCTTCCGCTTCCCCTGCGATGGCCCGGGCCGCGGCGGCACCTGCCAGGTCTCCGGCTGGGATCACGTGTTCCTGGGGCTGTTCTGGATGTACAACTGCATCTCCATCGTGATCTTCCACTTCAGTTGGAAGATGCAGAGCGACATCTGGGGCACCGTCAACGCCGATGGCACGATTGAGCACATCACCGGCGGCAACTTTGCGGCCAGCGCCATTAACATCAACGGCTGGTTGCGGGACTTCCTGTGGGCGCAATCGGTGCAGGTGATCAACTCCTACGGCTCGGCTCTGTCGGCTTATGGGCTGCTCTTCTTGGGCGCTCACTTTGTCTGGGCCTTCAGCCTGATGTTCCTGTTCAGCGGTCGCGGCTACTGGCAGGAGCTGATTGAGTCCATCGTTTGGGCCCACAACAAGCTAAAAGTCGCTCCGGCCATTCAACCCCGCGCTCTGAGCATCATTCAGGGTCGGGCGGTCGGTGTGGCCCACTACCTGTTGGGAGGGATCGTCACCACCTGGGCGTTCTTCCTGGCACGGTTCGGCGCACTCGGCTAA
- the ureC gene encoding urease subunit alpha — MTLEIPRRQYVSNYGPTVGDRVRLADTELIIEVEEDFTTYGEEIKFGGGKTIRDGMGQSPTATRANGALDLVITNALILDWWGIVKADVGIRDGYIVGIGKAGNPNIQAGVTPGMVVGPSTEVIAGENLILTAGGIDAHVHFICPQLCEFAIASGVTTLLGGGTGPATGSNATTCTPGAWNLGKMLQAAEGFPVNLGFFGKGNAAFPAALREQVEAGACGLKIHEDWGSTPAVIDSCLQVADEYDIQTLIHTDTLNESAFVEDTIAAINGRTIHTFHTEGAGGGHAPDIIRIASEPNVLPSSTNPTRPFTRNTIEEHLDMLMVCHHLSKNVPEDIAFAESRIRPQTIAAEDILHDMGVFSIISSDSQAMGRVGEVIIRTWQTAHKMKVQRGPLPQDSSRNDNFRAKRYVAKYTICPAIAQGLSHVIGSVEVGKLADLCLWKPAFFGVKPEIVLKGGLIAYAQMGDPNASIPTPQPVYPRPMFGSFGRALTETSLLFVSQAALDLGIPEKLGIQRRAVAVKNCREIGKADLKLNTATPHIEVNPETYEVRADGELLTCEPAEVLPMAQRYFLF; from the coding sequence ATGACCCTAGAGATTCCCCGTCGCCAATACGTCAGCAACTACGGCCCCACCGTAGGGGATCGGGTGCGCCTGGCGGATACCGAACTGATCATCGAGGTGGAGGAGGATTTCACCACCTACGGCGAGGAGATTAAGTTTGGGGGCGGCAAAACCATCCGCGATGGCATGGGGCAATCGCCGACGGCCACCCGCGCCAACGGGGCCTTGGATCTGGTGATCACCAACGCCCTGATCCTGGACTGGTGGGGCATTGTCAAGGCGGATGTGGGCATTCGCGATGGCTACATTGTCGGCATTGGCAAAGCCGGCAACCCCAACATCCAAGCGGGGGTGACGCCGGGCATGGTGGTTGGCCCCAGCACTGAGGTGATTGCCGGGGAAAACCTGATCCTGACAGCGGGCGGGATCGATGCCCATGTGCATTTCATCTGTCCGCAGCTGTGCGAGTTTGCCATCGCCTCGGGAGTGACCACCCTTTTGGGGGGCGGAACTGGGCCGGCCACAGGCAGCAACGCCACCACCTGCACCCCTGGAGCTTGGAACTTGGGCAAGATGTTGCAGGCGGCGGAGGGGTTCCCCGTCAATTTGGGCTTTTTTGGCAAGGGAAACGCGGCTTTTCCCGCAGCTTTGCGGGAACAGGTGGAAGCGGGGGCCTGCGGCCTCAAGATCCACGAAGATTGGGGATCCACGCCGGCGGTGATCGACAGCTGTTTGCAGGTCGCGGATGAGTACGACATCCAAACCCTCATCCACACCGATACCTTAAATGAGTCCGCTTTCGTGGAGGACACTATCGCTGCCATCAATGGCCGCACCATTCACACCTTCCACACCGAAGGGGCCGGGGGTGGGCATGCCCCCGATATCATTCGCATTGCCTCTGAGCCCAACGTGCTGCCCAGCTCCACCAATCCCACCCGCCCCTTTACCCGCAACACCATCGAAGAGCATCTGGACATGCTGATGGTGTGTCACCACCTGAGCAAGAATGTGCCGGAGGATATTGCTTTTGCCGAAAGCCGCATTCGTCCCCAAACCATCGCCGCCGAAGACATCTTGCATGACATGGGGGTGTTCAGCATCATCTCTTCCGACTCGCAGGCCATGGGCCGGGTGGGGGAGGTGATCATCCGCACTTGGCAGACGGCTCACAAGATGAAGGTGCAGCGGGGGCCTTTGCCACAAGACAGCAGCCGCAACGACAACTTCCGGGCCAAGCGTTACGTAGCCAAGTACACCATCTGCCCTGCCATCGCCCAAGGACTCAGCCACGTCATCGGGTCGGTGGAGGTGGGAAAGCTGGCGGATCTGTGTCTATGGAAGCCGGCCTTTTTTGGGGTTAAGCCGGAAATCGTCCTGAAGGGGGGCCTGATTGCCTACGCCCAGATGGGGGATCCCAATGCTTCCATTCCGACCCCGCAGCCGGTGTACCCTCGCCCCATGTTCGGCAGCTTTGGCCGCGCCTTGACCGAGACCAGCCTCCTCTTTGTCTCCCAGGCTGCCCTAGACCTGGGGATCCCGGAAAAACTGGGGATCCAGCGCCGGGCCGTAGCGGTGAAAAATTGCCGCGAGATCGGCAAAGCGGATTTGAAACTCAATACCGCCACTCCCCACATTGAGGTGAACCCGGAGACCTATGAAGTGCGGGCCGATGGAGAATTGCTCACCTGCGAGCCGGCAGAGGTGCTGCCCATGGCGCAGCGGTATTTTCTGTTCTAA
- a CDS encoding ABC transporter ATP-binding protein, with translation MGHLVLRHLSKRFHKGGIPVLRDLSLSVEAGEIFALLGPSGCGKSTTLNLIAGLLEPDPLPYPGEIWLDGIPLNPLPPERRGVTLLSQHSRLFPHLSVGENVAFGLKMRGIPRTEREAAALRMLERVQLAGFAQRRPSQLSGGQAQRVALARALVIRPKVLLLDEPLSALDANLRQEMQALILELQAETGVTTVLVTHDQAEATAMAQRIGLMFEGQLHQVGSPVEFYQQPRSERIARFFGGVNFFDAQAEGHQLRLNDGILLKSDAPLQGQVRLTVRPEQVQVLPQPPGLADNVFLAQVMAERFAGTQRRLTLQAPWGSLQAWVAPHQVFAPGQTVWIHLPPEALWPVGVGGDPSPPALFPKEEGRA, from the coding sequence ATGGGCCACCTTGTTCTCCGCCACCTCAGCAAGCGCTTCCACAAGGGAGGGATCCCTGTCCTCAGGGATTTGTCTTTGAGTGTGGAGGCAGGGGAGATCTTCGCCCTGCTGGGGCCGTCGGGCTGCGGCAAGTCCACCACCCTCAATCTCATCGCCGGCCTGCTGGAGCCGGATCCCTTGCCCTATCCGGGGGAAATCTGGCTGGACGGGATCCCCCTCAACCCTCTGCCGCCGGAACGGCGCGGCGTGACTTTGCTGTCCCAACACAGCCGCCTGTTTCCCCACCTGAGCGTGGGGGAGAATGTCGCTTTTGGCCTGAAAATGCGGGGCATTCCCCGGACAGAGCGGGAGGCTGCCGCCTTGCGCATGCTGGAGCGGGTACAATTGGCCGGGTTTGCTCAGCGTCGGCCCAGTCAGCTTTCTGGCGGACAAGCGCAGCGGGTGGCCCTGGCGCGGGCTTTGGTGATTCGGCCCAAGGTGCTGCTGTTGGATGAACCTTTATCGGCCCTGGATGCCAACCTGCGCCAAGAGATGCAGGCTCTCATCCTGGAGCTGCAGGCGGAAACAGGGGTGACGACGGTGCTGGTTACCCACGATCAAGCAGAAGCCACAGCCATGGCCCAACGCATCGGCCTGATGTTTGAGGGGCAGCTACACCAGGTGGGATCCCCTGTGGAGTTCTATCAGCAGCCGCGCTCCGAGCGCATTGCCCGCTTTTTTGGCGGGGTCAATTTTTTCGATGCGCAGGCGGAGGGTCACCAACTTCGCCTCAACGACGGGATCCTCTTGAAAAGCGACGCGCCACTCCAAGGTCAGGTGCGGCTGACGGTGCGCCCGGAACAGGTGCAGGTGCTTCCCCAGCCGCCCGGCTTGGCCGACAATGTTTTCTTGGCCCAGGTGATGGCGGAACGCTTTGCGGGCACCCAGCGACGGCTGACCTTGCAAGCCCCTTGGGGCAGTCTGCAGGCTTGGGTGGCTCCCCACCAAGTGTTTGCGCCGGGGCAGACGGTGTGGATCCATTTGCCGCCAGAGGCTCTGTGGCCTGTGGGGGTTGGCGGGGATCCCTCACCCCCAGCCCTTTTCCCAAAGGAAGAGGGGAGAGCATGA